From one Tachysurus vachellii isolate PV-2020 chromosome 23, HZAU_Pvac_v1, whole genome shotgun sequence genomic stretch:
- the LOC132838507 gene encoding uncharacterized protein LOC132838507, producing the protein MVIEKRNALGPDRATPTPSPTPTTSPTLNPSPSPSPSPTPTPSPTLNPSPSPTPSPTPNPSPSPTPSPTPSPTPTPSPTLNPTPSPTPSPTPTPSPTLNPTPSPSPSPTPSPTPSSTLSPSPSPSTTPTPTPSPSPTPTPTPTPTPTPSPTPTPTPTPSPTPTPTPTPTPTPTPSPTPSPTPTTSPTLNPSPSPSPSPTPTPSPTLNPTPSPTPSPTPSSTLSPSPSPSTTPTPTPSPSPSPTPSPTPTPTPTPTPTPSPTPSPTEFG; encoded by the exons ATGGTGATAGAAAAACGTAACGCTTTAGGACCTGACAGAG CCACTCCCACTCCCAGTCCCACTCCCACAACCAGTCCCACTCTCAATCCCTCTCCCAGTCCCTCTCCCAGTCCCACTCCCACTCCCAGTCCCACTCTCAATCCCTCTCCCAGTCCCACTCCCAGTCCCACTCCCAATCCCTCTCCCAGTCCCACTCCCAGTCCCACTCCCAGTCCCACTCCCACTCCCAGTCCCACTCTCAATCCCACTCCCAGTCCCACTCCCAGTCCCACTCCCACTCCCAGTCCCACTCTCAATCCCACTCCCAGTCCCTCTCCCAGTCCCACTCCCAGTCCCACTCCCAGTTCCACTCTCAGTCCCAGTCCTAGTCCCAGTACCACTCCCACCCCCACTCCCAGTCCCAgtcccacccccacccccactccCACTCCCACTCCCACCCCCAGTCCCACTCCCACTCCCACCCCCACTCCCAGTCCCACTCCCACTCCCACCCCCACTCCCACTCCCACTCCCACTCCCAGTCCCACTCCCAGTCCCACTCCCACAACCAGTCCCACTCTCAATCCCTCTCCCAGTCCCTCTCCCAGTCCCACTCCCACTCCCAGTCCCACTCTCAATCCCACTCCCAGTCCCACTCCCAGTCCCACTCCCAGTTCCACTCTCAGTCCCAGTCCCAGTCCCAGTACCACTCCCACCCCCACTCCCAGTCCCAGTCCCAGTCCCACTCCCAgtcccacccccacccccactccCACTCCCACTCCCACCCCCAGTCCCACTCCCAGTCCCACTGAATTTGGATGA